The following are from one region of the Salvia hispanica cultivar TCC Black 2014 chromosome 1, UniMelb_Shisp_WGS_1.0, whole genome shotgun sequence genome:
- the LOC125206213 gene encoding transcription factor MYB1R1-like: MSQSVESPSSAASGGEIVLFGVRVRVDPMRKSVSMNNLSEYEPVVNNGNEMPKDAAPAEGSAGYASADEAVPQPSGVNRERKRGVPWTEQEHKLFLLGLQKVGRGDWRGISRNYVKSRTPTQVASHAQKYFLRRSNINRRRRRSSLFDITTDAVTAMPIEEAKNHHQESPLPPPTALPPPITSNGSNGFSVSPFPVMFSMQSGSSAIDQTEMAKNSSPAMVDLNMRQRVLLEPSPLSLRLSLSSGQDQPPASAFQMVQGFKMELAA, encoded by the exons atgTCGCAGAGCGTCGAGTCGCCGTCCTCCGCCGCGTCTGGCGGGGAAATCGTGCTATTTGGTGTGAGAGTCAGAGTTGATCCGATGAGGAAGAGCGTCAGTATGAATAATCTCTCCGAATACGAGCCTGTTGTCAACAACGGGAACGAGATGCCGAAGGATGCGGCACCGGCGGAGGGATCCGCCGGCTATGCCTCCGCCGATGAAGCCGTTCCTCAGCCGTCCGGCGTGAATCGCGAGCGTAAACGAG GAGTTCCATGGACAGAGCAAGAGCACAAGCTATTCCTCCTTGGATTGCAGAAGGTTGGAAGGGGAGATTGGAGAGGAATCTCGAGAAATTACGTCAAGTCGCGCACTCCAACTCAAGTCGCCAGTCACGCTCAGAAATACTTCCTCCGCCGGAGTAACATtaatcgccgtcgccgccgttCTAGCCTCTTCGACATCACCACCGACGCG GTCACTGCAATGCCAATTGAAGAGGCCAAGAACCACCACCAAGAGAGCCCACTTCCGCCACCAACCGCGCTGCCTCCGCCCATCACTTCCAACGGCAGCAATGGATTCTCAGTCTCGCCATTCCCCGTCATGTTTTCAATGCAAAGTGGGAGCTCAGCAATCGATCAAACTGAAATGGCCAAAAACTCATCACCAGCAATGGTGGATCTCAACATGAGGCAGCGGGTCTTGCTCGAGCCATCGCCTCTATCCTTGCGGCTATCTCTTTCCTCCGGCCAGGATCAGCCACCCGCCTCCGCTTTCCAGATGGTGCAGGGCTTCAAGATGGAGTTAGCAGCATAA
- the LOC125193907 gene encoding protein FAR1-RELATED SEQUENCE 4-like, whose translation MESVANNEGMYIPVCDDALKPMIGMKSNTLVEAVGFYEHYARSVGFGIRKMGNKSVQGITKWQYLACNRQGSKNFIPGHASQSTEVSFKKRRCRSFRCECLAKLNLRYYSDGKSRGYEVYQFVEYHNHLMVADEHSYMVR comes from the exons ATGGAATCTGTAGCAAATAACGAAG GTATGTACATTCCTGTTTGTGATGATGCTTTGAAGCCAATGATTGGTATGAAATCCAATACATTAGTAGAAGCAGTTGGTTTCTATGAACATTATGCTCGTTCAGTTGGTTTTGGCATTCGTAAAATGGGTAACAAATCAGTTCAAGGTATTACTAAGTGGCAGTATTTGGCTTGCAACAGACAAGGCTCTAAGAATTTTATACCTGGTCATGCATCCCAATCAACTGAAGTGTCTTTTAAGAAGCGTAGGTGTCGGTCATTTAGGTGTGAATGTCTTGCTAAGCTCAATTTGAGATATTATTCAGATGGCAAGAGCAGAGGATATGAGGTTTATCAGTTTGTTGAGTATCATAATCACTTAATGGTTGCGGATGAGCATAG TTATATGGTTAGATAA